From the Posidoniimonas corsicana genome, the window CCACCCGCTACGGGCAACGCGCCCAGGCCGAGACCACCATCAGCATGCTCAAACGCCTCCTCGGGCCCCAGCTGCGAGCACGAAAAAAGCCCATGCAGCGACGCGAAGCCGCCCTCAAGACCCTCACTCTCAACCTCATGATCCTCTAAACATCTAGAAGCTTTCTACAGAGCTACAAAACTCGCCGCACACCGCCGCCCCGATTCCGCTAACTGCTTTAAAAACAGTCGGTTGCGCCGATCGCCCCCCAACCACACGGCAGGGTTTTGTCCGTTCACGCGCGCCGGAAACGGACAAAACGATCCGAGCTACGAGCCGCCGACCCGACCCCTAACCGGCATCACAACGCCGACAGAGCGGCCGCCAACCCCTCATTGGACCGCGCGGGGTGGCCGGTTTCTACAACATTCCCGATAGGAGCCGAACTAGGTGCTGCGACCCAGGGCGCCACTGCGGGCTCGCCCGCAGTGCGAGTAGTAATAAGCAACCGGCAGGTTCCCGCCCCAGTGTTTGCTCCCAACATCCCGGCTAACTATCCAGGCGAGGATGCCCGGCATGCCTCCTCACGGAAAACGGGTCCGGCGCCTAGACAACGGGCCGATCCGCACAATCATCAACTCCCACCCACCTGCGCCTACCGAGAGAACACCGGGTCCTGGGCCGGAAGGTTGTGGTCGCCGCGCAGGATCTCGCCGCCCAGCCGTTCGATCTGGAAGGCGCGGGCCCAGCGGTCGTTGGCTCGCAGGCCGTGCGCCGCCTGGGTCACCGCGTTGATCACGCCGTACATTGAGAAGTCGGCGGCCTCGTCGAAGGCGCGCTGGATCGAGTGCTGCTCGTCGTCGGTGATGAGCCCCTGGGCGTAGAGGTTGCACAGGAATTCGTACGGCGTCATGACGATCTGCTGCGTCGTGGCGCGGAAGCGGGCGGCGTCGACGTCGATCCCGTCGCCACAGAACGACCGGTCGACAACCTCCTTGATCTTCTCCCGCCAGGCGCCGGGCCTGTCGCCGCCGGCGGCGACACAGAACGACTGCCCCTCGTCGCACTCGAGCAGCATGCCGTTCCAGCAGGCCACGCGGAACACCCGGGCGCAGGCCAGCGTGTCGAACCGGCCGGCCTCCGAGTTCTGCAGGAAGAACCCGGCGTTCACCTCGTCCCCTTTTTCGAGACTCCGCCCCAGGTCGGTCGCTAGCACCGCGACGTGCAGGCTCCCCTCCTGCTCGTGGCAGTGATCCACCATGATCTTCCAGGGGAGGTCGCGGAGCACCTCGACAAGGTGGTCGAGCAACTCCAGATTGCTAATCGAGCCCGCGGAGACCGACCGCGCGCCCGACGCCAGGGCGGCGCGCAGATCGGGGCGGCCCGCGTAGTCGCGCTCGCGGGTGTAGGTCGGGAACGGGAGCAGCGCGTAGTCCATGGCTTTCGCCTCCTCCAGAGAATGGCGAGTGGTACGGACGGCTTCGCAAGCCGCGGAGTTGCTCGGCAAACCTGACCGCGATTATTCAGGCACGACGCAGCCGGGTCAATTCGTGGACGCTAGTCAGTCTAGAGCGAACCTTTCCCCGCCGGGTTCGCTCCCGTCTTGTCGAAAGGAGAACGCTCATGGCTTACGTGGTTACCCCGCCGTGCGACGGCTGCAAGTACACCGACTGCGTCGTGGTCTGCCCCTGCGACTGCTTCCGCGAGGGCGACCGGATGCTGTACATCGACCCGGAGTCGTGCGTCGACTGCGACGCCTGCCGCAGCGAGTGCCCGGTTGAGGCGATCTTCTACGAGGACGAGGTGCCCGACCAGTGGCGGTCGTCGATCGAGCTCAACGCGCAGCAGGCGGCCGTCTGCCCGCCGATCACCGAGAAGCAGGAACCGCTGGCCTGACGCCGCCCGGCGGCCGATACTCCTACTTCCCCTCCCCCGCGAGCCCGCCCGATGCCCACGCCGACCGGCTGCCAGTTTGTCCCCTACCTCAGCATCCGCGACGCGGGACCGGCCGTGGCGTTCTACGCCCGCGTGTTCGGCGTCGAGCCGAGCCTGCGGCTCGACATGCCGGACGGGCGGGTGATGCACTGCGAGTTCCGCGTGGGCGGCGGGCGGTTCTTTGTCAGCGAGGAGCTGCCCGAGCACGGAGGCCAGGCCAGCCCGGCGGCCCTGGGCGGGACCACCGTGGCCGTGCACCTGTACGTGAACGACTGCGACGCGGTGGTCCGTGCGATGGCCGACGCCGGCGCGACCGTGCTGGCCGACCAGTTCTGGGGCGAACGCTTCGCCCGCGTGCGCGACCCGTTTGGCCACGAGTGGGGCGTGGCGACCCAGCTGCAAGAGATGACGCCCGCGGAAATCGAGTCCTCGGCGGCGGCGCTGTTCGCCAAGATGGCCGAGTGACGGGACGCCAGGCAGAGCGGTTTTTCATCGCTAGGCCGCGGAGGAACCTCGCGGCCTAGCGTGCGAACGCGGCGCTGCCATGCTCGAAGGACTAGAGCGGCAGTATGCTTTCGATTAACTGGGACTCCCCGTGTGACGACGCGCGACGCATCGAGCAGAAGCTAGGCGAGCCGTAGCTTTTCGCCCGGCGCAATACCGCCTACCTTACCTAGCCGGCGTGCTCGGCGGCCGGACTGACCCCCCATCGCGCATCCTGGTCACGGGGCGTGCTGTGCATTCTTCCGAGGCACGGGAATAACCCGTGACGTTCTCGATTGGCGCACGAGTTGCCAAACGAGGTGACGAGGCACTCTGCCTGTTTATTCGCCTTGTTACTTCATCGAGCTGGAGGACGCCCCATGAACGAACACACACACGAAACCGTCCACGAAGTCGCGCGACCGGTCGCGTTGGCGCCGCGCATCTCCTGGGCCGCCGTCCTGGCCGGCGTGGTTATCACGCTGAGCCTGTGTTGGCTGCTGCACCTGCTCGGCTTAGCCCTAGGGGTCAGCATCGGCGACGCCTACGACTCCGCCACTATGGAGGGCGGACTGGATGACGCCGCCGCCATCTGGACGATCGTCAGCTGGTTGGTGGCGTTCTTTATCGGTTCGCTCGCCACTGCCCGTCTGGCCGGCTCGATCGACGACTTCGCGGGCATGCTCCACGGCCTGACGCTGTGGGGCGTTGCGACGCTCGCCGTGATCGTGACGACCTACTTTGGACTGTCGATGCTGATGAGCGCCGGCCAGCGGGCGTTGTCCGCTACCGCGGACGCGGCGGCAGCGACGTCTCAGACGATCGGCGCAGCGGCGGTTGGCGCCGGCGAAACAGTCCAGTCGGCCATGCAGACCGACGTCGCCCAGCGGGTGAAGGACCGGCTGGCGGACCAGGCGGTCGAGCTAGCCGCCAACAGCAGCGAGCGTCTGACCGAGGACGAGATCCGCAGTGCGGTCGAGGATCTTGATCAGCGCACGGTGCGCCGCCTGTCGCAGGACCTGATGGACGACGACGCCGAGGGCGCAGCCGAGCTGCTGGCCGGCGCGACCGAGCTGTCGCAGCAGGACGCCGAGGCGCTAGTCGACGGCTTGTACGAAGAGGTCGAGGAGCTGATCGGCGACCCGGAGAACGAGGCGCCGCTCCGCGAAGACTTGAAGAACCGCCTCGCTAATCAGGTTGCTCCCTACGCCGCGTCGCTCGACGCCCGAGGGGGCGCAGACGTGAGCCGGAGCGAGGTCCGCACCGCGATCCAGCAGCTCGACGCCAACGCCGCTCGGTCGATCTTCGTCAGCCTCTACAACGGCGAGCCCGAGGAGGCGCGTCAGGCCCTGGCCCGCAACACCACGCTGAGCGAGTCCGAAGTGGACGAGCTGTGGGACGGCGCCGCCGAGGACGTCGAGGCCGAGGTGGAAGAGTACCGCGAGGCGGCCCGCCAGACGGCTGAAACAATCGGCGACTATACGCAGGCGGTGCTGTGGGTCTCGTTCGCCGGCGCCGCGACGTCGCTGGGCATCGCCCTGCTGGGTGGTTGGCTCGGCGCCCACGCCGGCCGCGCCACCTACCCGGTGACGGCCTGATCAACGCCGGCCGACCTCCGTTCCCTGCACCTACAACCTACAAGGACACGATAATGCGTCTTGGACTAATCGGTACGGTGATCGTCATCTTGATTGTGGCGGCCCTAGTGCAAAATGTCGCGATCGGCGGCATCGGCGGCTTGCTGCTGCTGATCCTGCTGGTGCTGCTGCTGACGGGCCGCATCTAGCACCGCAAGCCGACGACACGTTACTAAGCAACGAGAGCCCGGGCGCGCCCGCCCGGGCTCTCGCCGTGTCTGCCCGCGCGGTGGTTATCCTTCCGCGGCCCCCACCACCTGCACGTCCAGCGGCCCCTGGGCGTCGTCCTGCTTCCAGAACGAGTGCCGCTGGGGCAGCGACAGCGGGATCGCCTCGACCTCGAGCCCGCGGAGGATGGCGAGGTTCAGCCGGTCGCCGAAGGCCTTGAACTCCCAGTAGTCGGGCGGCGAATACCAGTAGTTGAACTCGACGACGAAGCCCTCGGGGGTGAACTCGTCCAGGTAGACGCGCGGCGGGCGTTCGGGGTCCATGCCCTCGTGGTCGCGCAGCAGGTCGCGGACGATTACCACCGCCCGCTCGACCTTCTCGGCGCCGGAGTTGATCGGGATCATCAGCCGGCCGGTGCGGCGGATGTAGGGTCGGCGTTTGACGTTCTCGATGTCGGCGTTGGCGAGCTGGTCGTTGGGCGCCTTGACCTGGTGCCCCGAGAGCAGCTGGATGCAGGTGGACCGCAGGCCGATGTCCTCGACCACGCCGTCGTACCCCTTGAAGATGATGCGGTCGCCGACGCGGAACGGCTTGTCGGCCAGCAGGTTGAGCGTGCCGAATAGCGTGCGGAGCGTGTCCTGCGACCCGAGCGCGACCGCAACACCGCCGATGCCGGCGCTGGCCAGCAGCGTGGCCACCGGGATGCCCAGGTACTGCCCGCCCACCAGCCACAGGGTGACCGTGGCGAACAGGCTCGCCAGCCGCGACACGATGCGGATGAGCTGGGCGTTGAGCCCCGCGGAGTTGATGTACCGCGATGAGATCACGGTCGCCGCCAGGCGGTTGCTGAACCCAAAGATCACGACCGTGGCCGCCAGGATCGCCGTCAGGATCGCCGCGAAGTCGACCACGTACAGCGGCAGGCTCCGCAGCGTCAGGTAGTGGTGAGCAACGTAGCGGAGCGCCAGCGGCGACAGCGCCGCGGTGACCGGCAGCGCAAGGGTCAGCCAGTACCCCAGCAGGCTGCGCTCCGCCGCCCGCTGCGTCAGGCGGATCTGCAGCCGGTAGCACAGCACCATCACCGCCAGCGAGGCGGCCGTGGTGACCAGCAGCCCGATCCATTTCCAGTTGGCCAGCCCGAGCGTGCGCCCCACGCGGACGCCCTCCGGCAGGCGGTCGACCACCCTCGCCAGGAACTCGTTGCCCGGCGCCGACAGGTACCACCGGTAGAAGCCCTTGGAAACCGGCGGCCCGCTCGTGCGGTAGGGCCGGCCCTTGATCGCTTCGTAGTAGGGCTGCGCGAGCTCCACCGTGCCGGGCGTGAACAGGTACTCGTGCCGCCGCGGTCCGTCCTCGACCCGCGCGATCGTGATGCGGGTGTTGGGGATGCGGTAGTAGCTCAGCTGCTCCATGCCGCCGGCCTCGGCGATCTGCTCGGCGTCGGGGATCTCGTCCCAGGGCGGCAGCTCCGCGCGGTCGAGGATCTCCTTCAGGCACACCGCGACCTCGCCCGCTTTCTCCGCGCGGGCGTACGCCGGGATCTCGCTGTCGTCGATGCAGTCGAGCGCCATCTCGGCGACCGCCAGGTGGAGCGGGTCGCTGCGGTCGAAGCGTTTGTCGGTGCGGATCCGGCGGTCGAGCTCGTTGCAGGCGGTGATGAAGCTCTGCAGCGTGTCACGCGGGCTCGTGGTGTCGGCCACCAATGAGGTTGGGGATTCCTGCGCCGCGAGCGGCGGACCGATGGCGAGCACCCACACGGCAGCGACGAGACGCAGGTGCTTCACGCACCCGGCGCGTAGGCGGGACGGAGGTTCGGTCATCGGCAGAGCCCTGTGCCAGCGTTTCGCGGTCGCCCATCCCCCCAATTCTGTTTTCGGCCACCCGAGAGCCGAGGCTTGGCCAGGCAGGTAGGTTGTCGTGTCGCGCCGACCTGCACGGATGGCACGATCGCGCCGGAAGGTTGGGATAGCACGCTAAAGCAGGCGGGAACGCCGCGGAGATAGCGCTGCCAAGCGCAGTCGGGCAGGTCGTTGGACCGGCTGCCGCAAAGGGCTACTTCAGAACTAGAGGATCGGCTAGTCGCTGCCGGCGAGCGGGAGGCGCAGCGCCCGCAGCCGCCCGTGCGGGCTACTGCTTGTCGGCTAGCGGCATCTGGACCTCGAAGAACCGTTGGTCGCCGCGCACCATCGGGCTGTTGTAGCCCATCACCACCACCGGGCCGGCGGCTTCCAGTTCGTCGTGCCGCTTGATCCAGGCGGTCAGCTGCTCGTTGGCGGCGGCGATCGCCTCGGGCGAGGCGTCGCCACGGACGCCGATCGCCAGCACCCGCTGCGGCCGCGCGTCCTTCACCTCGACGCGGCCCTGTCGGCCGGCCTCGCCGATGCTGGGCGCGCCGTAGTAGAAGCTCATGTTCTGCTGACGCATGCGGCCGCCGTCGGCCTCGGCGAACTCCATGCGAACCGGGGTGGTCATCGCGATGCCGTTGGACGTGATGTGGTTGAACAGCGTGAAGAACTCGCCGGCCTGCGCGCGACGGAGCGCCGGGTACTCCTTCACCTCGATCACGCCGACCGGCGTGTACGTGGGGAACTTTTTGGGCAGAGCAGCCTCGCTGCGGGGCGTGAAGGCGAGCATCTCTCGCGCGGCCCGCACCGCGTCGGCGAGCTGCTGAGCATCGCCCGAATCGAGCGCCACGCGGAGCGCGGCACCCACCGGCATCGGCGGTGGGAGCAGCTCGACAACCCGGCGGGCGGCGGCCTGCTGGTCGGCGCCGGGCTGGCTCGCCGCGGTGAGAGCTTCGAGTGCTTCGCGGCTAGCGCCCTCCGGCGTGGGGAAGCCATCCGGCTCGTCGCCCCGCTCCGCCCCCAGAGTCAAGCCCGCCAGTGCAAGAGCTACGATCGAGCAACCGATTCGCCACATGCCCACCTCCACGGCCAACCTGAGCCGCGGACACCTGCGAAGGGCCCACGGTTCGATAACTGAATCCTCATCACGATGCTAGCGCGCAACACCCGGTTGCCAAGCCTCGGGGACCTAAGTACTGCGTTTCTGCGGAGCCGCCAATCGGTGCCGTGCTACTCGGGCGCAGATTGAACTGGGCTGTCCACCTTCCATCCACGCAGCGTGGCGGGGTCCTTGAACGGGTGCGGCGTGTCGCGGCTGGCGGCGTAGCGGTGGGCGGTCATCCAACCGTACTCGCGTTGTGACGCGTCGGCCGGGTCGGGCTCTGGGAGCGGCTCGCCGTCCGCTTCGGCGTAGAGCGTGCGAACCACGTTCACCCGGCGGCCGGCGGGGGGCGCCAGGTCGTAGTCGGCGCCACGCGTCATCAGCAGCCACGCCGACTCGCGGAAGCCGCTGTGCAGGCGGCCGCGGGCGGCCGCACCGAGAGACTCGCGATTGGATTCAGGGACCGACTTGTCGGACTCGATGCGGTCGATCAGCTTCTGGGTCTCCGAGACGTCGAAGCTCACCCAACCGTAGGGCGGCAGGAAGGCCTCCAGCTTGCAGTGCGATGGGGAGTTCTTCGGCACGAGCGCCAGCCCGTAGGTGACGCGCGTCGGGAACCTGAGCGCCCGCCCAAACGCCGAGCAGAGGCCGTGGTAGTCGCTGCAGTGCCCGGTGCGCTGCGTAATAGCGTGCCGCGAGCTGGCCTGCAGCGACGCCCGCGAGTGGTCGTACGTCAGGTTGGCGTCAACCCAGTCGATCGCGTTGAGCAGGTTACCGAAACCCGACTCGGCCGGCCGCGACACCTGCCGCACCACGCCCTCGATCTCGGGCGTAATGGCGACCGACTCATCGGTCCGCAAGTAGGGGGCAAAACTGCTGGGCCACTCATCGACCGAAGCCACGCGTCCCGCCTCGACTCCCCACTTCACCTCGCGGGTGACAACAGTCAACTGCCGGCGGATGATCTGCGCGCCCTGCGGGTGGTCGAACTCAAAGTAGGCGAAACGGTTGCCATACAGGGGTTCGCTGGCGTGGGTCGGCTCGACCTCTGCCGGGAAGGTGCTGAAGCGGTCGGAGACGACCTGCTGGATCGCGTCGCTCGGCGGCGTGGGGATCCAGACCCGCAGTTTCTCGGTGTGGTACGGCGCGGTCAGGACCGCGCGGAAGTCGATCTCGTAGGTGACCGGCTCACCGAACTGGCCCTCATAGGGTTGATGAGGCGTCAACTCCGTCGGCGCGACGGCGGAGCTCCGCGGCGCCAGCCCGTAACCGGCCAGTAGCACAACAGCGGCAAGCAGGGGGCGAGGCATGGGCGGCGAGTCCTGTCAGTTGGTGGGCGCGGCGGCGAGGCCCGGATCATTCTATCGAATCGGGACACCGGCTGCACTCAAGCGCAACATGGCCGAAACAAGTCATGCACAACCTCGACGGCCCGCGGGGCCATTGGTACGGTGGCCGGATGTCGACCGACACAGCTCCGCCAGCCGCCGCACCGGACCACGCCCGCCCGACAGCCGGGCTGGTGGTGCTGCTGGGTACGCTCACCGCGTTCTCGCCCCTGGCGATCGACATGTACCTGCCGGCGTTCCCGCAGATCCAACGCGACCTGGCCGCGCCCGACGGCACGATGGAGCTGACGCTCTCGCTGTTCCTAGCGGGGCTGGCGGTTGGCCAGTTCGTGATCGGCCCGCTGAGCGACCGCTACGGGCGGCGGGCGCCGCTGCTGGCGGGCTGCGTGGGGTTCGCGGTCGCGGCGGTGGGGTGCCTGCTGGCGCCCGCCGTGGGCTGGCTGATCGCGGCGCGGTTCGCGATGGGCTTCGCCGGCGCGGCGGGCCTAGTGATCTCCCGCGCGGTGGTGCGTGACCTGTTCGACGAAGCGGCTTCGGCCTCCGTGTACTCGCTGCTGATGATGGTGACGGGCGTCGCGCCGGTGGCGGCGCCGCTGGTCGGCGGCCAGCTGCTGACCTTCGCCCCGTGGCGGTCCGTGTTCTGGGTGCTGGCCGCGATCGGGCTGGCGTGCGCGGCGGCGGTCGCCGCGACGCTCGAAGAGTCCCTCCCGCGCGAGCGGCGGGCGCCTCGGCTGGCGGGCGTGCTCCGCCGCAGCGCCGGGCTGCTCGCCCACCCGACGTTCTTTGGCTACGCCGCGGCTATCGGCTTGTCGTCCGGCGCGTTGTTCGCCTATATCGCCGCCGCGCCCACCGTGTTCATGGACCGGTTCGGGCTCTCGCCCCAGGCGTTCAGCGGCTTCTTCGCCGGCAACGCGGTGGGGCTGATGGCGATGGCGCAGGTCAACCGCCGGCTGCTGCCGCGCTTCGGCCCGCACGCGTTGCTGATGTTCGGCGCGCGGGTGTCGGCCGCGGCGGGCGTGGGGCTGCTGATCGTCGCGGCGACCGGGCTGGGCGGGTTCTGGCTGTTCTACACGCTGCTGTTTGTGTGCGTGGCGATGCTGGGGCTGTTGTTCCCCAACGCGGTCGCCGCGGCGATGGCCCCGTTCGCGGGCCAGGCGGGGGCGGCTTCTGCCGTGCTCGGCCTGCTGCAGTACGCAGTCGGGGCATTGACCGGCGCCGCGGTCGGCCTGCTGCACAACGGCACCGCGGTGCCGATGGCCGCGGCCATCGCCGTTTGCGAGCTGGGCGTGTGGCGGGTGCTGAGCACGGCGGAAAGACGACGCGCAGCAGATCGCATCGCCGCGTGACCCGCCCTGTCCGCTACTCTTACCGCCGCGGCTCCAGGTCCCACAGGTGGCGGACGAAGAAGTCGCGCATCCGCCGCTGGCCGTACCGGCTGCCGCCGGCACCGTGGCCGCCGCCGGGGAACACGATCAGCTCATAATCCTTGTCGGCCTTGATCAGCGCGTCGACCACCTGCATCGTAGACGCGGGGTCGACGTTGCGGTCCAGCTCGCCGACGGTCAGCAGCAGGTGGCCCTGCATGCGGTGCGCCTGGGCGGCGTTGGAGGCCGCCTCGTAGTGGGGGCCCACCGGCCAGCCCATCCACTGCTCGTTCCACCAGATCTTGTCCATGCGGTTGTCGTGGCAGCCGCAGTCGGCGGCGGCCGCGTCGTAGAAGTCGCCGTGGAAGATCAGAGCGCCCATGGCGTTCTGCCCGCCGGCCGAGCCGCCGTAGATGCCGACGCGGTCGGCGTCCATCCACGGGTAGCGCTGGGCGGCCGCCTTGATCCACTTGACCCGGTCGGGGAAGCCGGCGTCGCCCAGGTTCTTCCAGCAGACGTCGTGGAAAGCCTTGCTGCGGTGCGACGTGCCCATGCCGTCGATCTGCACGAGGATGAACCCCAGCTCGGCCATCGCTTGCGCGCGGTGGTAGGGG encodes:
- a CDS encoding ferredoxin family protein, which translates into the protein MAYVVTPPCDGCKYTDCVVVCPCDCFREGDRMLYIDPESCVDCDACRSECPVEAIFYEDEVPDQWRSSIELNAQQAAVCPPITEKQEPLA
- a CDS encoding VOC family protein — translated: MPTPTGCQFVPYLSIRDAGPAVAFYARVFGVEPSLRLDMPDGRVMHCEFRVGGGRFFVSEELPEHGGQASPAALGGTTVAVHLYVNDCDAVVRAMADAGATVLADQFWGERFARVRDPFGHEWGVATQLQEMTPAEIESSAAALFAKMAE
- a CDS encoding mechanosensitive ion channel family protein is translated as MTEPPSRLRAGCVKHLRLVAAVWVLAIGPPLAAQESPTSLVADTTSPRDTLQSFITACNELDRRIRTDKRFDRSDPLHLAVAEMALDCIDDSEIPAYARAEKAGEVAVCLKEILDRAELPPWDEIPDAEQIAEAGGMEQLSYYRIPNTRITIARVEDGPRRHEYLFTPGTVELAQPYYEAIKGRPYRTSGPPVSKGFYRWYLSAPGNEFLARVVDRLPEGVRVGRTLGLANWKWIGLLVTTAASLAVMVLCYRLQIRLTQRAAERSLLGYWLTLALPVTAALSPLALRYVAHHYLTLRSLPLYVVDFAAILTAILAATVVIFGFSNRLAATVISSRYINSAGLNAQLIRIVSRLASLFATVTLWLVGGQYLGIPVATLLASAGIGGVAVALGSQDTLRTLFGTLNLLADKPFRVGDRIIFKGYDGVVEDIGLRSTCIQLLSGHQVKAPNDQLANADIENVKRRPYIRRTGRLMIPINSGAEKVERAVVIVRDLLRDHEGMDPERPPRVYLDEFTPEGFVVEFNYWYSPPDYWEFKAFGDRLNLAILRGLEVEAIPLSLPQRHSFWKQDDAQGPLDVQVVGAAEG
- a CDS encoding heme-binding protein codes for the protein MWRIGCSIVALALAGLTLGAERGDEPDGFPTPEGASREALEALTAASQPGADQQAAARRVVELLPPPMPVGAALRVALDSGDAQQLADAVRAAREMLAFTPRSEAALPKKFPTYTPVGVIEVKEYPALRRAQAGEFFTLFNHITSNGIAMTTPVRMEFAEADGGRMRQQNMSFYYGAPSIGEAGRQGRVEVKDARPQRVLAIGVRGDASPEAIAAANEQLTAWIKRHDELEAAGPVVVMGYNSPMVRGDQRFFEVQMPLADKQ
- a CDS encoding transglutaminase-like domain-containing protein; its protein translation is MPRPLLAAVVLLAGYGLAPRSSAVAPTELTPHQPYEGQFGEPVTYEIDFRAVLTAPYHTEKLRVWIPTPPSDAIQQVVSDRFSTFPAEVEPTHASEPLYGNRFAYFEFDHPQGAQIIRRQLTVVTREVKWGVEAGRVASVDEWPSSFAPYLRTDESVAITPEIEGVVRQVSRPAESGFGNLLNAIDWVDANLTYDHSRASLQASSRHAITQRTGHCSDYHGLCSAFGRALRFPTRVTYGLALVPKNSPSHCKLEAFLPPYGWVSFDVSETQKLIDRIESDKSVPESNRESLGAAARGRLHSGFRESAWLLMTRGADYDLAPPAGRRVNVVRTLYAEADGEPLPEPDPADASQREYGWMTAHRYAASRDTPHPFKDPATLRGWKVDSPVQSAPE
- a CDS encoding multidrug effflux MFS transporter, producing the protein MSTDTAPPAAAPDHARPTAGLVVLLGTLTAFSPLAIDMYLPAFPQIQRDLAAPDGTMELTLSLFLAGLAVGQFVIGPLSDRYGRRAPLLAGCVGFAVAAVGCLLAPAVGWLIAARFAMGFAGAAGLVISRAVVRDLFDEAASASVYSLLMMVTGVAPVAAPLVGGQLLTFAPWRSVFWVLAAIGLACAAAVAATLEESLPRERRAPRLAGVLRRSAGLLAHPTFFGYAAAIGLSSGALFAYIAAAPTVFMDRFGLSPQAFSGFFAGNAVGLMAMAQVNRRLLPRFGPHALLMFGARVSAAAGVGLLIVAATGLGGFWLFYTLLFVCVAMLGLLFPNAVAAAMAPFAGQAGAASAVLGLLQYAVGALTGAAVGLLHNGTAVPMAAAIAVCELGVWRVLSTAERRRAADRIAA